A single Thermofilum sp. DNA region contains:
- a CDS encoding MFS transporter, translating into MAPLQKFSYGKIFLLGFGFFGISVIWSIYNSYVPVFLKEHALPSWLVGFIMTIDNIFAVVLLPYIGVLSDLTRTRLGRRKPYILAGAPPAALTFALIPLLRGELIPMMIVILFMNLSMALFRSPVIAFMPDITPSEYRSQANGIINFMGGVGSLLAFFAGSWLYRLNPTYPFIASAVLLAASSFLVIVLVDEPEEFKVKGGKSNIGGELGRLFRRSFADLGGTLSAAYSDPDKSLLFMLASIFLWFVGYNAIETFFTSYAKWYMGIGEATGAFLLGFVALGFLIFSLPAGFIGAKLGRRKTMTLGLLLILVLLSLAMQLPEILPVEVAVLYIQGVFLLLGFSWALVNVNSLPTVVDMTSREKLGTYTGLYYFASQTAAITGPPIAGLFIDLLGYGALFPFSLIFLALSAVTLQFVKRGEARRGF; encoded by the coding sequence GTGGCACCGTTGCAGAAGTTCAGCTACGGGAAAATCTTCCTTCTCGGCTTCGGCTTCTTCGGGATCAGTGTCATCTGGTCCATCTACAACTCCTACGTCCCGGTATTCCTGAAGGAGCACGCACTCCCCTCGTGGCTCGTCGGCTTCATCATGACGATCGATAACATCTTCGCTGTAGTGCTGCTCCCCTACATCGGCGTGCTCAGCGACCTCACTAGGACGCGGCTCGGCAGGCGAAAACCCTACATCCTCGCGGGCGCCCCTCCAGCGGCTCTCACCTTCGCGCTGATCCCGCTGCTTAGAGGCGAGCTGATACCGATGATGATCGTCATTCTCTTCATGAACCTTTCAATGGCGCTCTTCCGCTCACCAGTCATCGCGTTCATGCCCGATATAACGCCATCCGAGTACAGGAGCCAGGCTAACGGGATCATCAACTTCATGGGAGGAGTGGGCTCGCTGCTCGCGTTCTTCGCGGGAAGCTGGCTATACCGGCTCAACCCAACATACCCCTTCATCGCGAGCGCTGTCCTGCTCGCCGCCTCCAGCTTCCTCGTAATCGTCCTTGTCGACGAGCCTGAAGAGTTCAAGGTGAAGGGTGGTAAGTCAAACATCGGCGGAGAGCTCGGCAGGCTCTTCCGGAGGAGCTTCGCCGACCTAGGGGGGACTCTCTCCGCTGCCTACAGCGACCCAGACAAGAGCCTCCTGTTCATGCTGGCGTCAATCTTCCTCTGGTTCGTGGGCTACAACGCTATTGAGACTTTCTTCACGAGTTACGCGAAGTGGTACATGGGGATCGGTGAGGCGACAGGAGCTTTCCTCCTGGGTTTCGTGGCGCTCGGCTTCCTCATCTTCTCCCTCCCAGCTGGCTTCATTGGCGCTAAGCTCGGCCGCCGGAAGACGATGACTTTAGGGCTGCTGCTCATCCTAGTCCTCCTCTCTCTCGCGATGCAGCTGCCAGAGATCCTGCCCGTCGAGGTTGCTGTTCTCTACATCCAGGGAGTCTTCCTTCTCCTCGGCTTCTCCTGGGCGCTAGTGAACGTCAACTCCTTACCCACCGTCGTTGACATGACTTCGCGTGAGAAGCTAGGCACGTACACCGGCCTCTACTACTTCGCTTCTCAGACGGCGGCGATCACGGGCCCGCCGATCGCC
- a CDS encoding APC family permease: MSRDEGGTGVQLQRQLSLLDAVSVGLGAIIGAGIFVLIGIAAGIAGSGVLLAVVLSGVSATFTALSFCELGAALPRAGGPYEFGHTLISPFTGFMMGWLWVSGNIVLGATASLGFGSYLSSAFPEIPVKAAALGLIALVTLLNVLGAKLSASVNNLIVVLKLLALVAFSAAGLPRVQPANLGGVLDKGLLAVVQASGLFYFAYIGFPRITTLAEEVKDPERNIPRAILLALAVSSTIYLLVAVTAVGTVGWVRLSSSQAPLAEAAEELGLKPLLYAGGLLATFSVVLTSVMGQSRIFFAMARNMEMPYTLSKLHSRFRTPVYTVLLSGAVMAFLVLTIDLASLASLTSFCVLITHILTNYAALRLERASLRVRYDVRGVPIHSYAGMLLSTALTLSLLGSAASLGAAVVLIGALWYATYTKLTRARKRGRAV; the protein is encoded by the coding sequence GTGAGCAGAGATGAAGGCGGAACAGGTGTACAGCTTCAGAGGCAGCTTAGCCTCCTGGACGCCGTGTCAGTGGGCCTCGGCGCAATTATCGGCGCTGGAATCTTCGTGCTGATAGGGATCGCGGCGGGGATCGCGGGTTCCGGGGTTCTGCTGGCTGTAGTTCTCAGCGGTGTGAGCGCAACGTTCACAGCTCTCAGCTTCTGCGAGCTGGGGGCTGCTCTGCCTAGGGCTGGAGGGCCTTACGAGTTCGGGCACACCCTCATATCTCCTTTCACCGGCTTCATGATGGGCTGGCTGTGGGTTTCAGGGAACATAGTCCTGGGAGCTACCGCGAGCTTAGGCTTCGGGAGCTACTTGTCCTCAGCCTTCCCGGAGATCCCGGTGAAAGCTGCGGCTCTGGGCCTGATAGCTCTCGTGACGCTGCTCAACGTCCTCGGCGCGAAGCTCTCGGCGAGCGTTAACAACCTTATCGTAGTGTTGAAGCTTCTAGCTCTCGTAGCGTTCTCCGCAGCAGGCCTCCCCCGAGTCCAGCCGGCAAACCTGGGCGGCGTTCTCGATAAGGGTCTGCTCGCGGTCGTTCAGGCCTCAGGGCTGTTCTACTTCGCGTACATCGGATTCCCAAGGATCACGACGCTCGCCGAGGAGGTGAAGGACCCGGAGCGGAACATCCCCCGAGCGATACTGCTGGCTCTAGCCGTCTCCTCCACTATTTACCTCCTGGTTGCAGTCACCGCGGTGGGCACGGTCGGCTGGGTTAGGCTTAGCTCCTCGCAGGCCCCGCTAGCTGAGGCGGCTGAAGAGCTCGGGCTGAAGCCTCTGCTGTACGCTGGAGGCCTCCTCGCGACGTTCAGCGTGGTTTTAACCTCCGTCATGGGGCAGTCGAGGATATTCTTCGCTATGGCGAGGAACATGGAGATGCCTTACACGCTTTCGAAGCTGCACAGCAGGTTCAGGACACCTGTGTACACCGTCCTGCTCTCGGGAGCCGTCATGGCGTTCCTGGTTCTCACCATCGACCTCGCGAGCTTGGCGAGCCTTACAAGCTTCTGCGTCCTCATCACGCACATCCTGACAAACTACGCCGCGCTGAGGCTGGAGCGGGCAAGCCTGAGAGTGCGGTACGACGTTAGAGGCGTTCCTATTCACTCCTACGCGGGCATGCTGCTCAGCACAGCGCTGACGCTCAGCCTGCTCGGCTCAGCCGCCTCCCTCGGGGCGGCTGTCGTCCTGATAGGCGCGCTGTGGTACGCAACGTACACGAAACTCACAAGAGCGAGGAAGCGGGGTAGAGCTGTATGA
- a CDS encoding NADH-quinone oxidoreductase subunit H, producing the protein MALQGGVYQALLTALLFIYVFFAAVLVAGVRRKLRARLQGRVGPPVWQPILDFLKLLFKKPTAPSLANPVYVSAAVIALLASLAAAALVPFTRQHPLCFAGDIVAFFILLFAGEAVLVVGGLASGNPYSWLSGMRAMLIMMVRELLLAGALLLLYASTQKLSLVEALPAVPPAVAVPLALFFVAFALVLSMSTLFSAPVAETEVLEGYFIEYSGPLLAMAELSHWLLAYAPLALASSLFLAAAGALGLSWLAAAAHLLMLAAFSAVLAVLDAAFARLRIWGAMKLAAALLGALLALGAALLALKVGA; encoded by the coding sequence ATGGCTCTGCAAGGTGGGGTTTACCAAGCTCTGCTCACAGCTCTCCTGTTTATTTACGTATTCTTTGCTGCCGTGCTAGTCGCGGGCGTTAGGAGGAAGCTGCGCGCCCGGCTGCAGGGGCGTGTGGGCCCGCCGGTCTGGCAACCTATCCTAGATTTCCTGAAGCTGCTGTTCAAGAAGCCCACCGCTCCCTCTCTCGCTAACCCGGTCTACGTGAGCGCAGCGGTTATCGCGCTTCTGGCATCGCTCGCGGCAGCAGCTCTCGTGCCTTTCACTCGGCAGCACCCCCTGTGTTTCGCCGGCGACATTGTAGCGTTCTTCATCCTTCTGTTCGCTGGTGAGGCAGTGCTAGTGGTGGGTGGCTTAGCCTCAGGGAACCCCTACTCCTGGCTCAGCGGCATGAGGGCAATGCTCATCATGATGGTGAGGGAGCTTCTGCTGGCAGGCGCTCTCCTTCTCCTCTACGCTAGCACCCAGAAGTTATCACTGGTGGAAGCTCTACCTGCTGTTCCTCCAGCTGTAGCCGTGCCCCTCGCTCTCTTCTTCGTAGCTTTCGCACTGGTTCTCTCTATGTCAACGCTCTTCTCAGCTCCCGTCGCGGAGACCGAGGTTCTCGAGGGGTACTTCATCGAGTACAGTGGCCCCTTGCTCGCGATGGCAGAGCTCTCCCACTGGCTGCTAGCTTACGCGCCGCTCGCGCTAGCATCTTCCCTTTTCCTTGCAGCGGCAGGAGCGCTCGGGCTCAGCTGGCTCGCTGCAGCCGCGCACCTACTGATGCTCGCGGCTTTCTCCGCAGTTCTAGCTGTGCTTGACGCTGCTTTCGCAAGATTACGTATCTGGGGGGCGATGAAGCTCGCAGCTGCGCTTCTCGGAGCCTTGCTCGCGCTGGGGGCAGCCCTACTGGCTTTAAAGGTGGGAGCATGA
- a CDS encoding CPBP family intramembrane glutamic endopeptidase: MARTEASDYLLLALPWPLFYVVFNLALEWLVLAMSLAASTLAAFALALKPSLRSRLPPSRGWLLAWPLGALALYFVFIAGGAFSVAVGMWWQVLRVYSSLTRTPVELAAVFVVGLAEEVFWRGYLQEDLIVSRLGRPWWLSAIPYSLVHLVSGLPLLILAAAPVGLVTGLLARKWGVACSAAAHIAWLYLVLYIAPVPAILGA; encoded by the coding sequence GTGGCGCGAACAGAAGCTTCAGACTACCTGCTGCTAGCTCTTCCCTGGCCGCTGTTCTACGTGGTTTTCAACCTTGCACTCGAGTGGCTGGTGCTAGCGATGAGCCTAGCTGCCTCCACCCTAGCCGCCTTTGCGCTAGCGCTGAAGCCGAGCCTGCGGAGCCGCCTCCCGCCGTCGAGAGGCTGGCTCCTCGCCTGGCCCCTCGGCGCTCTCGCACTCTACTTCGTTTTCATAGCGGGAGGAGCCTTCTCGGTAGCGGTGGGGATGTGGTGGCAGGTGCTTCGAGTTTACAGCTCGCTAACCCGCACACCCGTAGAGCTAGCTGCGGTTTTTGTAGTAGGGCTTGCAGAGGAAGTTTTCTGGAGGGGTTACCTTCAGGAGGACCTGATAGTCTCGCGGCTAGGCAGGCCGTGGTGGCTCTCCGCGATTCCGTACTCGCTGGTGCACCTGGTCTCCGGGCTCCCGCTCCTGATCCTCGCAGCCGCCCCCGTGGGCCTGGTGACTGGCTTGCTGGCGAGGAAGTGGGGGGTAGCGTGCAGCGCTGCTGCCCACATCGCGTGGCTCTACCTCGTCCTCTACATCGCCCCGGTGCCAGCCATCCTGGGTGCCTGA
- a CDS encoding alcohol dehydrogenase catalytic domain-containing protein, which yields MKAARLYAPRKLVVEEVEKPAPPAGWALVRSVAVGICGTDKAFYTGTYPLFKAPLVPGHEVAGIVEEGPEELVGRLVVPEINFPCWECRFCRAGLYTHCPRKKTLGIDFDGGLAEYFTAPASSLHLVDGIDPVVATEVEPIAAVLNALSQIPLPPGSKCAVIGSGNLAVLTAQVLRLAGAEPVAIVREGSPKRKHLESLGIEVLSPREAEEFARGKTEEGQGFDAVFEVSGDPAALDMAVRLARPRGVVHLKSTPGSPSTVNLTWAVVKELRIVGTRCGTFKEFREAISLLKRGLVKPVVTSVLEGVERAGEALERSLKREEVKVVVRL from the coding sequence GTGAAAGCCGCGAGGCTTTACGCTCCGCGAAAGCTCGTAGTGGAGGAGGTTGAGAAGCCTGCTCCTCCGGCCGGCTGGGCACTTGTCAGGAGCGTGGCAGTAGGTATCTGCGGGACGGATAAGGCCTTCTACACTGGGACCTACCCGCTCTTTAAAGCGCCGCTCGTGCCGGGACACGAAGTTGCGGGCATCGTCGAGGAAGGGCCCGAGGAGCTGGTGGGCAGGCTCGTCGTACCGGAGATCAACTTCCCGTGCTGGGAGTGTAGGTTCTGCAGAGCGGGCCTGTACACTCACTGCCCGCGCAAGAAGACACTGGGCATCGACTTCGACGGAGGGCTTGCGGAGTACTTCACCGCTCCCGCCAGCTCGCTGCACCTTGTCGACGGGATCGACCCGGTGGTGGCGACGGAAGTAGAGCCGATCGCAGCTGTGCTGAACGCGCTCTCGCAGATCCCTCTACCGCCCGGGAGCAAGTGCGCGGTGATAGGGTCTGGGAACCTGGCCGTGCTGACGGCTCAGGTGCTCAGGCTTGCGGGCGCGGAGCCCGTGGCTATCGTCAGGGAGGGTAGCCCGAAGAGAAAGCACCTCGAGAGCCTGGGCATCGAAGTGCTTTCACCGCGCGAAGCCGAGGAGTTCGCGAGGGGGAAGACGGAGGAGGGCCAGGGCTTCGATGCAGTCTTCGAGGTTAGCGGGGACCCCGCAGCCCTCGACATGGCAGTCAGGCTGGCGAGGCCCCGGGGCGTAGTGCACTTGAAGTCGACGCCCGGCTCTCCGTCTACGGTGAACCTCACATGGGCTGTCGTCAAAGAGCTAAGGATCGTGGGGACGAGGTGCGGCACCTTCAAAGAGTTCAGGGAGGCGATTAGCCTCCTGAAGAGGGGGCTGGTTAAGCCCGTGGTTACCAGCGTTCTCGAGGGGGTGGAGAGGGCTGGGGAGGCCCTGGAAAGGTCGCTGAAGAGAGAAGAGGTAAAGGTCGTCGTCAGGTTGTAG
- a CDS encoding CehA/McbA family metallohydrolase, with product MKTASLKMKGAAGREQAGTYLYLPFEVPEWCRAIEVEYSYRGLGPGECTIDIGVFEPGPLELVEAMESFRGWSGSNKKSFYISEASATPSYIPGPLRSGTWHVILGLYKIPEGGCEYEVSITFSEEARGGGGSGGSILQSVEEGPRAREGWVRGDFHTHTVHSDGDSSISELASTARKLGLDFVAVTDHNTHSHVLEMGGRSLFLDGVLVLRGVEVTTYRGHFNVYGVERTPEFRIQSTADLLRAVEDVRRRGGVVSVNHPKPLGPDWEWGVMGFADLVEVFHAFWEFNNYVSLRKWDDQLRAGCRLGLVGGSDVHNLKVSGDLLLLGTPTTWVYVDELSEEGLLGGLLRQRVFVSESPSGPKVELAVAAGGREVPMGGTAAAVGNARVLVKVEEGAGHLARLVTDKGVIATWNVEEKAFEAELEVDLRDAIFIRLETLRAAEDPLDPYHPENVLSSLTAPIHVSVGEL from the coding sequence ATGAAGACCGCCAGCCTGAAGATGAAGGGGGCCGCGGGCAGGGAGCAGGCTGGGACGTACCTGTACCTGCCTTTCGAGGTCCCCGAGTGGTGCAGAGCCATCGAGGTGGAGTACAGCTACCGCGGCCTCGGCCCCGGCGAGTGTACGATCGACATCGGGGTTTTCGAGCCAGGACCCCTCGAGCTCGTAGAAGCCATGGAGAGCTTCAGGGGGTGGAGTGGGTCGAACAAGAAGTCTTTCTACATCTCTGAAGCCTCGGCCACGCCCAGCTACATCCCCGGGCCTCTGAGGAGCGGGACCTGGCACGTGATCCTAGGCCTATACAAGATCCCTGAAGGGGGCTGCGAGTACGAAGTCTCGATAACGTTCTCGGAAGAGGCTAGAGGCGGCGGAGGGTCTGGGGGCAGTATTCTGCAGTCAGTTGAGGAAGGGCCGCGGGCTAGGGAGGGCTGGGTTAGGGGCGACTTTCACACGCACACGGTTCACAGCGATGGGGACTCCAGCATCTCAGAGCTCGCGTCGACGGCGAGGAAGCTAGGTCTCGACTTTGTCGCTGTAACCGACCACAATACTCACTCTCACGTTCTCGAGATGGGTGGCAGAAGCCTGTTCCTGGACGGTGTGCTGGTTCTGCGCGGAGTAGAAGTAACCACGTACCGGGGACACTTCAACGTGTATGGTGTTGAGAGGACTCCGGAGTTCAGGATCCAGAGCACTGCAGATCTGCTGCGGGCTGTCGAGGATGTGAGGCGTAGAGGAGGCGTAGTTTCGGTCAACCACCCTAAGCCCCTTGGACCAGACTGGGAGTGGGGTGTGATGGGTTTCGCCGACCTGGTCGAGGTTTTCCACGCGTTTTGGGAGTTCAACAACTACGTCTCTCTGAGGAAGTGGGATGACCAGCTGCGCGCGGGATGCAGGCTCGGGCTTGTGGGCGGTAGCGATGTGCATAACTTGAAGGTTTCGGGAGACCTGCTTCTACTCGGAACCCCGACCACCTGGGTTTACGTCGACGAGCTCAGCGAGGAAGGGTTGCTGGGAGGCCTTCTCAGGCAGAGGGTTTTCGTGTCGGAGTCGCCGAGCGGCCCGAAGGTTGAGCTCGCGGTTGCGGCGGGCGGGAGAGAGGTGCCGATGGGCGGGACCGCCGCCGCGGTGGGCAACGCTAGAGTGCTGGTGAAGGTTGAGGAGGGTGCTGGGCACCTCGCGAGGCTCGTCACGGACAAGGGGGTGATCGCTACCTGGAACGTTGAGGAAAAAGCTTTCGAAGCCGAGCTGGAGGTTGACTTGAGGGATGCGATCTTCATCAGGCTTGAGACTCTTCGCGCAGCGGAAGATCCGCTGGACCCCTACCACCCTGAGAACGTGCTTTCCTCGCTGACAGCGCCCATCCACGTTTCGGTGGGGGAGCTCTAG
- a CDS encoding NADH-quinone oxidoreductase subunit B family protein: MRGYVLRRSIWVYHLNTGACNGCDIEAIAALAPRYDVERFGVKLVGSPRHADVLLVTGPLTRQALSRVKRVYDMVPEPKVVVAVGTCACDGGVFKESPMVCSPLERFLPVDVRVYGCPPRPHNILRGVLEAAEILSRKR, encoded by the coding sequence ATGAGGGGGTATGTTCTGAGGAGAAGCATCTGGGTGTACCACTTGAATACGGGTGCCTGTAACGGCTGCGATATAGAGGCTATCGCTGCGCTGGCTCCCCGTTACGATGTTGAGCGCTTCGGCGTAAAGCTCGTCGGGTCTCCGAGGCACGCTGACGTCCTCCTAGTAACGGGGCCCCTCACGAGGCAAGCGCTCTCGAGAGTGAAGAGGGTGTACGACATGGTTCCAGAGCCTAAAGTGGTTGTAGCCGTAGGTACTTGCGCGTGCGATGGCGGAGTATTCAAGGAGAGCCCCATGGTGTGCTCCCCCCTTGAGAGGTTTTTACCCGTGGATGTGCGCGTCTACGGCTGCCCTCCAAGGCCCCATAACATACTGAGGGGGGTGCTGGAGGCAGCGGAAATCTTATCGAGGAAGAGGTGA
- a CDS encoding 4Fe-4S dicluster domain-containing protein, with the protein MSIAAEALRRLLKGPWTLKYPLEPAEAPEGYRGRLFIDSSVCRGCGVCARVCPSKAVELVEGDAEIIVRVYHDKCIRCGECVEKCPYRALSFSREFEHTSRTSLTVMAEARIPAVRCGACGRLFISERLGVDIAGSSRRELPYLTQLCPDCRARVAASATASRKIT; encoded by the coding sequence ATGAGCATAGCTGCTGAAGCTCTTAGGAGGCTTTTGAAAGGGCCGTGGACCCTAAAGTACCCGCTAGAGCCAGCCGAAGCTCCGGAAGGGTACAGGGGAAGGTTGTTCATTGATTCGAGTGTGTGCAGAGGGTGCGGTGTCTGCGCGCGTGTATGTCCCTCTAAAGCGGTGGAGCTGGTGGAGGGGGATGCCGAGATCATTGTGCGCGTTTACCACGATAAGTGCATTAGGTGCGGCGAGTGCGTGGAGAAGTGCCCTTACAGAGCTCTCTCCTTTTCGAGAGAGTTTGAGCACACTTCGAGGACTTCCCTCACAGTTATGGCGGAGGCGAGGATCCCCGCGGTGAGGTGCGGTGCGTGCGGCAGGCTCTTCATCTCTGAGAGGCTAGGAGTGGACATCGCCGGCTCCAGTCGCCGCGAGCTACCTTACCTCACCCAGCTGTGCCCTGACTGCCGAGCTCGGGTAGCAGCCAGCGCAACAGCCTCCAGGAAGATCACCTAA
- a CDS encoding ABC transporter ATP-binding protein, translated as MQKDALLVAEKLWKFYSRTPALTGVSLSVRSGEIYALLGPNGAGKTTLLKVIVGLLKPSSGIVRVCGHDVRSERLRALSCLGYVPENPVGFDYLTVREFLEFVGSLRGVPRELVEESIAKYLPMFGIEDKEHEFMGRLSRGSVQKVLVAAAFMHRPRVLVMDEPISGMDPESQRAFKDEVRSFASQGAAVLISSHMLDTVERLCTRVGVINKGSLIAEGTLEEVKRKAEAGESATLEEVFLKLVRGA; from the coding sequence GTGCAGAAAGATGCCTTGCTGGTCGCCGAGAAGCTGTGGAAGTTCTACAGCCGCACCCCCGCGCTGACCGGCGTCTCGCTCTCCGTGCGCAGCGGGGAGATCTACGCGCTGCTAGGCCCCAACGGGGCTGGGAAGACAACGCTCCTGAAAGTGATCGTCGGGCTCTTGAAGCCGAGCTCTGGGATCGTTAGGGTCTGCGGCCACGACGTTAGGAGCGAGAGGCTCAGGGCGCTGTCCTGCCTCGGCTACGTCCCCGAGAACCCTGTGGGCTTCGACTACCTGACGGTCCGGGAGTTCCTCGAGTTCGTCGGCTCGCTGAGGGGTGTGCCGAGGGAGCTCGTGGAGGAGAGTATCGCGAAGTACTTGCCGATGTTCGGCATAGAGGATAAGGAGCACGAGTTCATGGGGAGGCTCTCTAGAGGATCTGTGCAGAAGGTTCTCGTGGCTGCAGCCTTCATGCACAGGCCCCGGGTCCTAGTCATGGACGAGCCCATATCCGGCATGGACCCCGAGTCGCAGAGGGCTTTCAAAGACGAGGTGAGGAGCTTCGCCTCGCAGGGCGCTGCAGTCCTCATCTCGAGCCACATGCTCGACACCGTCGAGAGGCTCTGCACGAGAGTCGGTGTGATCAACAAAGGCTCCCTGATCGCCGAGGGCACGCTCGAGGAGGTCAAGCGCAAAGCGGAAGCGGGCGAGAGCGCAACCCTGGAGGAAGTCTTCCTGAAGCTGGTGAGAGGTGCGTAG
- a CDS encoding NAD-dependent epimerase/dehydratase family protein, whose product MKVLVTGGAGFVGGHVALLLAEKGYSVVALDNLERPSRYTLSRLREAGVQLVVSDVRGQVSCADFDAVVHAAAYIDVAESVEKPLEYFENNAIATAKLAKACSDSGAELFIYLSSAAVYGEPTYLPVREDHPTRPISPYGLSKLMGEQVLEVFSKVYGLSYLTLRLFNVYGPGQSAAYAGVIAKFVERAARGLPPVIFGDGSQTRDFVHVRDVARAVLAALERGLRNEVLNVASGKPTSILELAKLVTRLAGLELEPVYDRPRPGDVKHSYADIAKARARLGFQPLVSLEEGVRELLDLALRSG is encoded by the coding sequence GTGAAGGTGCTCGTCACGGGCGGTGCCGGCTTCGTCGGGGGGCACGTAGCCCTCCTCCTGGCTGAAAAAGGCTACAGTGTCGTCGCGCTTGACAACCTCGAGAGGCCGAGCAGGTACACTCTCAGCAGGCTCCGCGAGGCGGGCGTGCAGCTAGTCGTCTCGGACGTTAGGGGGCAGGTCAGCTGCGCGGACTTCGACGCGGTTGTGCACGCTGCAGCGTACATCGACGTGGCCGAGTCCGTCGAGAAGCCTCTCGAGTACTTCGAAAACAACGCTATCGCAACCGCTAAGCTAGCGAAGGCTTGCAGCGACTCCGGCGCTGAGCTGTTCATCTACCTGAGCTCAGCGGCAGTCTACGGCGAGCCTACCTACCTCCCGGTGAGGGAGGACCATCCGACTCGGCCGATCTCGCCCTACGGCTTGAGCAAGCTGATGGGGGAGCAGGTCCTCGAGGTTTTCAGCAAGGTTTACGGGCTCAGCTACCTCACGCTCCGGCTCTTCAACGTGTACGGGCCCGGCCAGTCAGCAGCGTACGCAGGTGTCATCGCGAAATTCGTCGAGAGAGCGGCGAGGGGCCTCCCCCCAGTGATCTTCGGAGACGGTTCCCAGACTAGAGACTTCGTGCACGTGCGGGACGTCGCTAGAGCGGTGCTGGCAGCGCTCGAGCGGGGTCTGCGGAACGAAGTACTCAACGTGGCTTCGGGCAAGCCTACTTCGATCCTCGAGCTCGCCAAGCTGGTTACGAGGCTAGCGGGGCTGGAGCTCGAGCCCGTGTACGACAGGCCGCGCCCAGGAGATGTGAAGCACAGCTACGCTGATATCGCGAAAGCTAGAGCGCGCTTAGGCTTTCAGCCCCTCGTGAGCCTGGAGGAGGGTGTTCGAGAACTCCTGGATCTAGCGCTCCGAAGCGGCTGA